TCATTGCGCTGGCTCTGGTTTTATTCAGTTTAGAAAATACGGAACCTGCCACGATTCATATTGTTAGAGATATCCAAGTTCAAGCTCCACTGGCGGTGGAACTCATTTTGGCCCTAGGTGTGGGAGCAGTACTGGCCTGGGTATTTAGCGTTTGGACCCAATTGCAACACATGATAGAAATCCGCAAAGGCTTACAGCAAATTCA
This region of Trichocoleus desertorum NBK24 genomic DNA includes:
- a CDS encoding lipopolysaccharide assembly LapA domain-containing protein, whose protein sequence is MRQVNFLIIFVIALALVLFSLENTEPATIHIVRDIQVQAPLAVELILALGVGAVLAWVFSVWTQLQHMIEIRKGLQQIQEREQRIEELEQDLDRYKAELQEQQPLLPAVDSMAQEV